The genomic interval CCAGATCCAGCCTCGCCAATTACCTTGGCAATGGCCTCAACTGTACCCGGATCAAAAGGAGGGTGTGCGCCCATTACATTTGTCCCTGGTTGAAGTCATCCTGAAACCTACGAACCTTTTCCATGACGATCTCGAAGCCCGGTGCTTCGCCAAAAAACATCTCTTGCTGCATGTTGCGATAATCAGCTCGCCACTCCGGCAGCTGATCATCGGTTGGGACCAGCCGCAGTTGCCCTCGAACCAGGGTTGCATAATCCACCCAATTCTGGCGGAAAAATACTGCGCGGTGGCTGGCCACATGGGCAAACAGTGCGTCATCGGCCATGGCTTCACTGGCGATACCCGCATCGATCAACCGGTACAGGTCATAGTAATGGCGAGCCATGTATTCTTTGAGTTTGCCGCCGGTAGGCCGGAAGGTTTCTTCGTGCAGCAGCATGGCCTTCTCCCAAAAGGTTCGCTTCGGCATCACCGCGCGCACGTCAACCTTGTCTTCGGGCAGCAAATCCGGAAAAGCATCACTGATGTAAGGGGAGATCGTAATCGTTGCCGATGGGTCCGTATCGGAACGCGCTCCCATCTCGATCTTGACCGCTCGCCGCAGATAAGCTGCTCCGGCAGGAAATGCCGTCGGGTAGTTGAACAGCAGGGTTTGACCATCCGGATCAGCCGGATCATCCAACAGCTCCCAGGTCAGCGACGCAGGAATGTCGGCGATAATTGCTTCCTGCAATGCCGGTCGAATGTTCTCTTTGACGCATTTCTGACAAGCATCACGCAGTGCATCGAGGCGCTTTCTCGTCTGTTTCTTGCTAGGGGCCGTCTCCGGCGCATTGTCGCCATCAAACCCGAGCACCCCTCGGTTGAGCACGATATCGATGTCCTCTGAAAACCGCTCGATCAGTTTCCAACCTTTGGAGAGCGACGTACCGCCCTTGAATGTCAGTTGCTCCCCCCAGACCGGC from Deltaproteobacteria bacterium carries:
- a CDS encoding nucleotidyl transferase AbiEii/AbiGii toxin family protein translates to RHHPRPGRQGEIRVKTFIGMTEERRNLVCTQTGAQLNLAEVAVEKDFWVCWTLDKLFRLPVWGEQLTFKGGTSLSKGWKLIERFSEDIDIVLNRGVLGFDGDNAPETAPSKKQTRKRLDALRDACQKCVKENIRPALQEAIIADIPASLTWELLDDPADPDGQTLLFNYPTAFPAGAAYLRRAVKIEMGARSDTDPSATITISPYISDAFPDLLPEDKVDVRAVMPKRTFWEKAMLLHEETFRPTGGKLKEYMARHYYDLYRLIDAGIASEAMADDALFAHVASHRAVFFRQNWVDYATLVRGQLRLVPTDDQLPEWRADYRNMQQEMFFGEAPGFEIVMEKVRRFQDDFNQGQM